The Apium graveolens cultivar Ventura chromosome 3, ASM990537v1, whole genome shotgun sequence sequence GGAGAAGCTGGCCAAGCTCAACAGTTCACAGCAGAGTATTGAAAGTATCCTTGCTCAAGTTTGGTGAGCACATTCTTGTTTGCATGTTTGTGGCTTTGTGCAACTTATGATGTATGTTTGACATTATACAATTACATCCATTCCAATCCatcatatatttttaaattacAGTTTGTGCTTGTATCTTTAGAAATTTTGTAGAGACCTTTGCTGTTTCTAAATTGTCACTAGACTTGCTAGATTTCTTTATTTAGTTCAGATGTGGATCATGTGGTGACTACATTTGTACCTTTTTAATACACGGTTCAGTATTTTGTGGATCTAATTAGTTTGTACTAATCTCTACTCTTGTTTTAAATTCTAGTCTTTGAATTATACTTTTACTTTGCATTCTCATGGCAGGCTGTAGTTTACATTAATTAATACTGTATTTAGTAGTAGCAGACGGCATTATTGTCATTAGAGGGAAATCATGTAAATTTCACTCTTTTCCAAGATCTAGCTTTGAGATGGTTGTCAAAGTGCAATAACTCAGACACTGAGCTGTCATTTCGAGAAGGCTCTTTCATCTCTATATTCTTTATGTAAAATTGGTCCCTGTTCTTGCTTTCTATTTAAGCGAAGAAATGACATAAGTTATTTATTACAGGGTTGGTCAAAGTATATGTTTCAATATCTCCAGTATGGTGGGGGAGTTGAGGCCGGATTAGTTTAACTTTAAGCATAAGTTGGTTATGACTTATTAGTTGTTTTTTACCTGTTTGCAATTCTATGCCTATGCTTCACTATGTTATGCTATCCTTGACATGATAAAGCTTTATCCCATTGGTGTATATTTCATATGAACAATGCAAAGAGTGTCGTTGAAACATGGGAAAGTCAATTCCATTCTTCCCCACGTGAACAGCGGTTGGCTTTTCTGTATCTATCAAATGACATCCTGCAGAACAGTAGGCGAAAGGGTGcagagtttgttggtgagttttGGAAGGTTCTTCCAAATGCTCTTCGTGATGTAATTGAAGCTGGACAAGAGTTTGAGAAAAATGCTGCGCTACGGCTGGTACGTCGTTGAAGAGCTATACTTTCTTACTAAAAAGCAAGGATCCGGATATGGGGGTGCATTGTGCGGGGATACATAGATTTGACAAATATGTTAAAATGGTTATTTGTTATTCTGGGGTGGGATGGGGtgatatatatttaattaatataagtagaatttgaatttataataattatctatgTACAAGTGAATATAAACACCAATTACTCTTTTTTCTAATTAACATCAATGCTTTTCTTTTGTGGAAGTTGTCACTTAACACCAATTTCGGTATGTTCGAGTGGAAAAAAGTTAAGTTGGAATTATTGCCGCTCGACTTTGTGTTCCTATAAAAGAAAATTATATGTTTGGAATACACATTTATATTTGAAACAGAAGCTATATCTAACAACCAGATTCACCGAATGGAAGTCGCTGATATCTTATTTCTTGTAAATTTAAAAACCAATGCTTGGATATGACATCAAGACATCCTAGTCAATGTGGACCCTATTTTTTCACTTGGtgaataaaaaaatgaattatgAGGTATTTTTCTGTATTTTTTTTGTAGTCGTTTTATGGGATCAACTTTTTTCCCCCAAGTCCTATAAGAAatgttttttatattttaagaGCGTTTATTAGTAAATGTATATCACAATGGAAACGTAAATCAACATTATGTTTATGCTGATGATAAAATCCTCTGTCATGGAGTAACATTATAATTTTCTTTAGCTAGTGGTGTGAAGATGCATAATGCCACTTTCCTTTAGAATTGCATTCTTTTATACAATATGGTCATAGTTATAGTGGAAAATCTTTGTTTTGTTATGAGTTCCAGTTTTCTTCCTTTGCCCTAACTGAAACTTAATCACTAGTCAGAGTATTATTGATCATTGAGTTAATGATGTGCGGGGGTTTTCAATATTGTGTTCATGTTTTTTTCTTGATGCAGATAAATATTTGGGAGGAACGGAAAGTCTTTGGCTCTCGAGGTCAGCTTCTCAGGGAAGAGCTCGTAGGAAAAAAGCTGGACACAAATAACAAACTCAGAAACTCTTCAGGGTTTAAATTGGTGGATACCCATTTGATAATTCAAAATTCATATCTTCATACAGTGTTTGTAACATAATCTGCTAACATTATACATACTTTTATAATCTTTTGAGCAGAGAAATTCTGCTGGAAATGTATTGGACAAAATAGTTTCTGGTTATCAAACTGTCTATGGCAGTCAACTGGATGAAGATGTTATATTGAGCAAATGTAGGAATGCGGTTACCTGTGTTCAAAAAGTCGAAAAAGAAACTGGCGGGGGTATTGAATCAGGTAATCAGGGACAGTCTTTTATGATTAACcattttaatttaaattcattGATATTTCTCTTTAATGCAAACTTTATAAGATGTTCCATGTGATAGCTTAAGGCCCACTTAAACCATTGTCATAATTTGTACTAGTGTTTCTGATATCCTTCTGGTGTTTTTTAGTGTTGATTTTTAGTTGAAATCCCTGCTCTTCTATTGTACTATTAGTTATATTTCGTAATATATATATCTAAAGATGAATTGTATTTTACGCCTCAAAACTCATAGTAACATATGTCTATGTAATCTCATGTTATGTGACGCTTTTGCAGTTCGCAAACAGTTACGAACTGAGTGTAATGACGTATTACAATTTGTGATATGTTAAATCAATTGAGAGTACATTGTGTCGTTTGAAGCATCATTCGTTAATATTGAAGTCCTTATAAACTTGGGGGCCTATTTGACTaataaaaaatcatttttgacttgaattttctaaatgaatagatatttgaattgatgATATTAATATTAAATGAGTTATTTGAAAAATCTGAACATAAATTCTGAATGTTAAAACTAATTTGAGAAATAATATGCATGGAATCAATTATTGTCACGTTCATAATTGTATCTAACAGATTATTAATTTAATGTCCCAATCAAATATTAGATAAGAATATTTAGTAAATACACAAAGATATGTTTTCACGTAATCAATTAGAAACAAGACATTTTTGGAAAATTTGAAGTTGATGTTGTAGCATACAACTAAAACAAAATAGGCATAATAAAAAGTTCGTTAATAATAGTAATTTACAATTATAATTTTACTAAGATAATAATAATTGCAAATatagaataaaataataataattcaattaGATACAATAAGAATACTTGTTATATTATATAATGTGAATGTAATAACATAAATTCCGATAGTTTAGAACTGACACAattaaaattaagaaaaaaacATTTAATCATGTAGAATGATCCAAAAGATCTATGCAGGTTATACGCGGTAACCTGTTTTATTAATCATTCAGCCACGACTTTTTATATAACCAATCATTTGTTTCTTAattcatcaaaatatatttattatcttACAGACGGTCTTAAATGTCTTAATCATTCATTCTTTCCAGTCAATTGTATTTTATTCTATAATTAAATGTATGGATATTGTACTGTGAAATTACTAAGAGAAACTGAACATCTTTTACGAGGGTTTTGAGGCTTAAACTCTTGTCTCCTGCTGATGAGGGTCAGTTAATAGATCTATACTGAACTCTTGCCTCACATAGATTGTATATTTGACTCGGTTTGTATATTTGTGTCGTTTATGGTTTTTCTTAGTGTTTGTTAACCTGTAGCATATTATTAAGAATATATAAATCTCTCTTTTTCTGAACAGCGCAATTCAATGGATCAGGCATAATAGAGGAGATTAAGGAGCAACACACTATCTTGAACGATTGCATTGTACAGCTAATGACTatgcaatcttctagagaaaaTCTCATCTCTCATCTCAGACGGGCTCTTGAGGAACAGGTTAGTCGGCACCATGTTATTAAATTTAATTGATCAAATATATGTATCTTTGGCTTCTAGCCTTCTTTTGTGCTTCCTGTTCTCCTAAACTAGTCCTTccatttttataataattttttttctcTTTCCCCCCAAAAAACCAGGAAATCAAGCTAGGTCATGTTCGCAAtcaaattcaggcaagtaattTGGTAATTTGTCATGTTGCATAGTGAAGTCCTTATTTTCTATGATATATAATGCTACTTTTTACAGTTGTATATTTTTGGCAAGTTGTAGTTGTACTACCGTGCGAAGATTTTATCCAGTGACATCACTTTTTTGTAGGTCATATATTACAACCAAAAGTATGCTGCTCCCTCTAAAAAATGCCTGAATTGACTTCTCCAGGTCGAAATGAACATTTTGAAAGAATGATTATGTTCTGATGGAATCAAAACTGAAAAAATTACAGCAGTTAAGCAATTAAACTAGTATCTCAACTTTTATTAGTCATCAGAATGTAAAAGAGCAATCCATATCCACCTATTAAAACAGGTTGGATCGGATCGGATCTGCGGTCCACTGATAAGCCTAGATGGAGTGATATTTAATACCAGTGTTTGTTGATACTTGTTGATAGCTTCTTGCATATAAAAAGAAATGAATCTAATTGGTCGATATTATACTTTAACTATAAACTTCCAGCACTTCGAGGCATTCgcttttattaataaatataatttgaACATCCAAGTGGGATGGAAGATACAGGGATGTGTATACGGACATATCTATTTCATGTGGGGTTTTTTGTGGGTAGTTCCGCAGTCCTGCTCTAACATTTGTAACAAGAAGTAGCTGTTGCCTGAAATAAGAAGTTTCAGAAACAGGACTACCTGGATGAGGAAACAAAAATGGGACTGGAAAAGATGACACTGATTAATGTGGCTGTAATTAAACTCCCTAAAtatgttaaataattaagtgtatTTATTTCAATTATCTTCACTAATACATTAACTTTGATGATACCAAGTTCCACTATTCATGTTTCATGTCAGAAGCGGAGCTGTGTTCTCAATTTTTTTCTAGAGACTGATGGTGGTTTAGTGAGATGGTAGGATGATTAAACTGATAGGTGAACATGGCTAAAGAAGTGGTGATCCTGGTTCCGTCTTGTTTAATCAATTGAAATGTGCAACATTATTATTGCTAATGCCTGAAAGTTTATAAAGTAGTTTGAATTAGGAGGGCATCTTTTATCAAAGCATTGTCTAATTCCATGATATGTATATGCAGGCTGCACAATCACTTTCAACCCTTGCTGGCGGTCTTTGTGGACAATTTGTAAACAGAAGTACTGTGCAG is a genomic window containing:
- the LOC141712968 gene encoding uncharacterized protein LOC141712968 isoform X2, yielding MGSTFNPQILREKLAKLNSSQQSIETLSHWCIFHMNNAKSVVETWESQFHSSPREQRLAFLYLSNDILQNSRRKGAEFVGEFWKVLPNALRDVIEAGQEFEKNAALRLINIWEERKVFGSRGQLLREELVGKKLDTNNKLRNSSGFKLRNSAGNVLDKIVSGYQTVYGSQLDEDVILSKCRNAVTCVQKVEKETGGGIESGIIEEIKEQHTILNDCIVQLMTMQSSRENLISHLRRALEEQEIKLGHVRNQIQAAQSLSTLAGGLCGQFVNRSTVQSPADQGEETLTSKEKQSYMTGNEEQTAPVMYTRQVTPAEMPNHFEDPKSAAAAVAAKLTASTSSAQMLSYVLSTLASESGVNSAMNESSDDCPPEKRTKIENHGAYIPSQNTQPLFLHPNAMQHNNLNASKESSTPEEKPPLPSSPPPMPPLPPPMQSYPVPPFMQNSGSMPSVPYGYGVSQQQPPPFSPFLATGAQFNVIPPFPAPSADSYLTYQTEAGYYGQQSSFAMAPISRQ
- the LOC141712968 gene encoding uncharacterized protein LOC141712968 isoform X1, whose translation is MGSTFNPQILREKLAKLNSSQQSIETLSHWCIFHMNNAKSVVETWESQFHSSPREQRLAFLYLSNDILQNSRRKGAEFVGEFWKVLPNALRDVIEAGQEFEKNAALRLINIWEERKVFGSRGQLLREELVGKKLDTNNKLRNSSGFKLRNSAGNVLDKIVSGYQTVYGSQLDEDVILSKCRNAVTCVQKVEKETGGGIESAQFNGSGIIEEIKEQHTILNDCIVQLMTMQSSRENLISHLRRALEEQEIKLGHVRNQIQAAQSLSTLAGGLCGQFVNRSTVQSPADQGEETLTSKEKQSYMTGNEEQTAPVMYTRQVTPAEMPNHFEDPKSAAAAVAAKLTASTSSAQMLSYVLSTLASESGVNSAMNESSDDCPPEKRTKIENHGAYIPSQNTQPLFLHPNAMQHNNLNASKESSTPEEKPPLPSSPPPMPPLPPPMQSYPVPPFMQNSGSMPSVPYGYGVSQQQPPPFSPFLATGAQFNVIPPFPAPSADSYLTYQTEAGYYGQQSSFAMAPISRQ